TCAACTTCGTAGCAACGTCAGGCTTTGCATTTTCAACTAAACATGTCAGAACGagccaaagtttttttttttttttttttcccgggtTGATTTGTAAGTAATCTGATTCGCAAAAGAATGAACAGTGCAACTTGAATACTTGTGGCTAGAGATagttgacttattttttattgaatcttTGTTGAAGTTGATGCAGCAACAGTTTTCTGAGGTGATCACGTATGGTTTGGTTAGGGCTTATTAATCAACTGAACAGTTCTTTAACTCTATTAGCTTCATGTTGAAATACTGTTTGGTGACAGCTTGTCAATCATATGTCATGTGACAACCATGATAAGTTCCATTGGTGTAAAGTGTAAATTGTCCAATTGATGACTCTCTGTATAAGCATACATATCATGATCTCATTCTCAGTTTCCAAGTTAAAAATTACTTGTCATTCGATAATATGACATTGGAGTTCTATGTACATTCAGTGTGTAATACTATATGGCAAGTGTTTGGTCCTTACATCCATGCAATCATCAATTATGAAACCTGGTCTGATATTAGATTTTGATGCAGTTAAGAGAAAAAATGGAGGGGACAGTGTTCGCTCCTGCTATAGAAGGAATGAAACATGTCAAATCTGAAGAAGGGGAAATGCTTGCAATGCCTTTCCTAGATGTTTGCAAACTAATATTACCTGTTATAGGTATGAGATACTATCAACTTCGAGCTGGGAGTGGTCGAAACTTGTCGATCCCATCTTTTATCTGTATGCTTAAGTTTGACCTTGCATCTTGGATCATTGCCATTGTCAACCCCTTTTTGCTTACAGTTTTATCTTAATTATTCCTGGAAGTCTTGGGTCTGCAGTACTAGAGCTTTTACGTAATGGTTCATACACTGGTCTCTATTGATAGAGATGTCGAGTGTATTGTGACTGTGGAGGCCGGACACTGATGAGTACAGTGTAGAAGCAGGTATTTGTACGAGGTCACGCACAAACTAGGCAACCAAGTTCACACTTAAATCAATATCCATATCTTTGTCTGTTTGAACTCCAATTAGTGTTTGAGTTCTGAAGCTAACAAACTACTGTGTACATATTCATCTTTTTCTTCGTTTTTATGTTGGTATTTGTTGGTACACATATGGTTATGTTACTTTTGGCCTGTGGGTGGGTCCTATATCTCCGTTGTACAGTTATTCTTTCGAAGTATTCCGTGTTGCTCTACTTGCTAGGCTTATTTTTGGTGAGGCTGCTTTGTTATGCTTTTGTTCTCTTTTATTTGAGGTCTGCATTTGTCTTTTATTTGCTGTcttgttttctttaatttctgTTAATGATTTGTTACTTCGGTAataatgtgttttttttctttcttttttaacatGATGGCAGACAAGTTTGGAGCTGCCATGGCACTTGTAAAATCTGACATTGGTGGCAATATTACTGTAAGACATTTTTTCTTCCACAGATCCCCTACGTGGTTATTTTTGACTAACACAATTTGGTATGCGCGACACATTCTATCCAGTTTTTAGTCTCGGAAaattttatgtttattttcTGATCAAGGTCCCCAATCCACATGATTAAAATATTTGGAAATTCATCCCTTAGATCCTCCCATATGCCTGCCTACTTAATCCCAACAATAATATGTGGGCGCTGGGGTTCAGGCTTAGCCAATTTTTGGTCTATGCTTGCTGTGTAGTTGTGTTTTTGCCAACTTTTAGTAGATAGTTTTAGTGGCTAATAGCCTAATGTATATATCTTTTTCTCTGTAGAGGTTGGAGAACAAGTATTTGTCCAACCCATCAGAATTCCACTTCTTGTACAGTATGGTTCGGGTAGAGATTGAAGCCAAGACATCAAAAGACTCATCCAGCTGCACCAATGGTCTTCTTTGGTTAACAAGGTGAGTAATCACTTACAGCATGCAGCCATGCACCATTGTAGTAATAGTGATAATAGCTGGCACATACTACTTCTATTGCTGTTTGGGGATGGGATTATcttaattccttttttttgttttttcattttctttccgtTGATAATTATGCTTTCTCTATGGTTCACGCATGCTAGTATGGAACTATGGATTCATGTAAGTTGTTAATTGGAATTGCCTTCATGCTAACGTGCTAAGCTGTGATTTCTGGTTAACTTCATCAGGGCCATGGATTTCTTGGTAGGATTGTTCCGCGACTTACTGGAGCATCCAGACTGGACTATGTCACAAGCTTGTACTGATTCCTACAGCAAGACACTGAAGAAATGGCATGGCTGGCTAGCCAGTTCAACTTTTACGGTAAAACCTTAAACTTATTATATAGCACCTAATATGTAGAGCATTGGAACCCTGTTCCATTGTGATCCAAATATATACTACTAAATATTCTGAGAGCAGTTTCTGTTTTGACCTCATCCATAACATAATGAGGATTCCCAATTTAGTCTCATACCAGTACCCTCATGGCTTGAGAATAGCATGTGTTTGGGATGGTGATGGAAAATCAACTCATAAGCTCAGTGTCGACTGGATATTAGCCATGACAAAACTTACATACATACGTTCTGTgtaagagaaattgaaaatttgatgaatACTGACTTGGTAAACAGTAAGACACAGAGAACATTGTACTTTCAGGACTTTTGGATAAATAACTTCATTAAGAATATCTTGCTACAAATCCTCAAGAAACTTGTCTAAAACTAAATTGGAATTACAGCTGGCTATGAATTCTTTTAAGGGGACACCAGCAAAAAGGCATATCTCTTGTTGTGACCAATTGACTGCTGAATCAcatcttctattttgttttcttgtgaCTTTGTTTCCAATTCATGGCTCCTGACTATCCTAAATTGGAATTACAGCTGGCTATGAAGCTTGCTCCTGAAAGGAAGAAATTCATGGATGTAGTAGGGGGCACTGGTGATATTGATCTTGATATTGAAAAGTTTTGCACAACCTTCTCTCCACTCCTTGAAGAGAACCACAAGTTTTTGGTAAGATATTCTGTTTATGTGATGCGGTTTTGAGATATTAGTTTCTAAATAAATGATTTTAATTTGCAGGCTAGTGTTGGGATGGATGACTTGAAAGCCTCGTAATGCGATACTGAAAATTCACATGgtgctctttctttttttgtcatttttttttgtttgaaaaaaagaacTCCGTTTCCTGAACTTGTTAAAGTCTGATGGCATCATATGAGCAATAAAAACCAGCTATATGCATTCTATCTAATGATGTTTCGATTATGGCATTTTGTTTTCACCAATTTCGTGGGCATTACAAACGTGGTCTTAGCTGAATGTAATTTGGTTACGACTCAGAAAATTGAAAGCAATGGTGTTGTCTTTCATGTTCTAAATTATTATTGGAGTTTTGCGTGGGAGAGACCATTCCCCTTTCtgattcttcatttttttgcttggcaaaccCAAATAGATTAAGGACAGGAAACAAAGTCGTTGGTATGAGGATTAACGGACATGAGACCTCAGATTCTGTACTGGAGATGagttttgcattttgttttccaatGCTCTTTTTATTGTAGTTCTGACATGGGCCTATAAAAGCGCAACTAGCCTAATGAGATACCCTCTCTAATTGAAGGcttagtccggttggttggtgggtATGTTTTCCAAACAATTGGCcatggtttgatttttgggatcTGGCCCGGACTTGGGAGGAGATTAGTCAAGGCGTATGTAATTGGGCCCAAATACTCTAACcgttgaaaatatatatatactccactGATTAGGGCAAACTTCACTTGGACCCCTCGTGATTTGGTCGATACGTGGAGGAACCCCTTGACGTTTTTTATTTGCACATGAATCTCCGTGGCTTGCGGACCTATGTGCACCGCTAACATTCATCTGTTTATGGTGCTTGTAAAATGACGTTAATgagccttgttcgttttggagtCTTAAAATCATTGGGcacggtcttcaataaattctctatctcttcactcattactcacaaaaatctccctcaaaatccaaaccaaagaGGGCCGTGTTGATATATGCAACAAATATTTGTATATACACGAGGGAGGgaagaattaaaaataaaaataaaaaatcccaaACCCTACTTTTATGGTTGTTTGTCTCATTACTACAACGGAAAATCATTGACTCGCCTCATAAAATATTGTACAAACATCTCATAGGAAAATAGTATTCCAACTGCTATATGTATGcaaagagaaacttattcacggcagAGCTGTGAAGaagttattcacggctccgcgcGATCTCGGCCGTCTGTTTCAGTTTTGGACGGTCTAAATgataatgaaacttttccggaaaaaagttcaacaaaacacttttggatggtcgCGATTGGCTTCGTAAATAACTATTTACAGCTCCGccgttaaaaagtttttctcatgTATGCACTATGACTAagtgaaaaggaaaaaggaaaagaccaGAAGAATACATGGATGAGCTTTTGTAATAAGGTAAAACTAGTgcattttctttgtattttgacTCAACTAGAGAGGAAAAAGGAGCTATTTTGAACATTCTTTATCCCAAAGATACAACTAAAAAGAACAAACTTTCCCAGGTAAAGAAATTACTGGTGTTAGTTTAGGATGATGAAGCGATGGTGTGAAGTGAAGTGTACACACCATCTTTTTTAATGTTAATAATAAGAGTGTCATTACTTCCCGTCTCTACTATGATACCGTTCTTGAGCACCGCGATCACTTCTGCATTCTTGATTGTGGATAGTCATGCGCCACGACCACTGTGGTCCGGTTCACCATCACTCTGTCGAGTTCATCTTGAACCACTCTCTCTGACCCTGCATCCAGCGCACTCGTAGCCTCATTGAGTAGTAATATCTTTGGACTTTTCACCATGGCACGCGCTATGGCCACCCGTTGCTTTTGCCCCCCAGACAATTGCACTCCTCGCTCCCCTACCATGGTGTCATACCCCTGCGGTTTTAACTTGTCTTTTATGGTCAATAGATAATGAAAATGGTACTTTTGCTGTCAACTGAAACAATATGCTTGACCTGTTGCAATCCACTGATGAAATGGTGGGCATTTGCAACTCTGATGCAGCTAGAGTTTCTGCCTCCGTCGCATTTCCTTCCTTTCCATACGCAATGTTAGCGCGTATTGTTTCGTTAAATAGTACTGGCTCTTGGCTAACCAGACCCATCTGTTGTCTTAGCCACTTCAATTGTAGCCTTCGAATTTCAATTCCGTCCAACATAATATGACCTGACTCGGGATCATAAAATCTTTGCAGCAATGCTATTACTGTTGATTTCCCGCTTCCACTTTCGCCAACTAGAGCTACCGTCTGAAAGTCGATGATATATTCACCACACAAGTTGTAGCTTAATTGCTTGGTAACAAATACACGTTCTATTCTGAATAGATATAAgttgaaaacaaacaaaataaaaaagagaattcTACCTTGCCGCTATGAATGTTCAAATTGAGGTCACGAAAAATCTGAACATCTGGTCTAGTTGGGTACTTGAAGCTTATATGATGAAGCTCAATTTCTCCCTTTACACGCTCTAGAGTCATCCCACCCTCGTCGCTAGTGTCTATCTTCGACTTCAGGTCAAGAATGGCCAATATGGAAGCAGCAGAACCCTTGGCTTTAGTAAAATCAAGGGCTAAGCCACTTCTATGAGAAATCGCTGTGGCTACTATGAGCAGAGCAAAGAAAACCTGCAAAGGCCACACTTCAATCAGAATAGTTGGACTCCAAAAGCTGCATTTATATATCTATGTCATGATTGCTTGACGTTTTGCTTTTGGATACTGAAGCGAAAAACATCACCGAATGTTGTTTTCTCGTCCTTAACTAGCTTCCCTCCAGCGTAGAAACTGCCTGCGTAAACCAGAAATTGTGAGGCAGAAGATACCCCAAAAACTATCCCGCCAACCACTCCTCGCTTTATGCCAGTTTTTATAGGTCCTTCACATTTCCTTTTGTACAGCTCCATCACTTTTCCTTCGGCACAAAAAGAAGCAACCGTTCTTATGCTTCAGACGGCATCACTTGCAACTTGGCTTGCGTCCTCGTACATAATCTGCACCAATTTACGTCCGCTAATACGGTCTAGGAATAAGAAACAGAAAAACTTATTGCTAGTCGTGAATCTTATCGACGATTTTATGGTGTTAACTGTTAACCTTTTCTTTTAGGTCGCAAAATATGTCAGAATGTTACTACATGAGATGTGTGGTAGTAGAGATTGAAAAAACCACACCTTTGCATCCGCATGAAACCCTTGTAGGAACTTAATTTGAACATAACCACTCAACCCTACGAGAGGTATCACAGCGAGGACAATAAATGCAAGTTGCCATGATGCCGTGATGCCGTGAAAGCAATTACCAATCCTGCAATTGCTGCAGCAGAGTCTTGAACAAGCAAAGCAAGTGCGTCCCCTACTAAAGCTCAAATGGTAACTGCATCGGTAGAGAGCCGAGCTCCGATCGCTGCACTTGAGCTCTCGGGCTCATCAAACCAACCGACCTCCATCCGAACCACTTTCTCAAAACACATGGATCGCACCCTTTTTGTCAGCTTACAACCAGCCACAGAAAATAAGTATGCCCTTACTGGATATGCAAACAGCGATACTGCTCCAAGGACCACAAACATGAGGGCCCAGAAACTTGAATCTTTCTTTAGTTGATGTGGTGGCTCAAAAAACGTTTCAATCACATTGGAAATCAAAAGACCAAAAATAGGAAGTATTGAGCAGCTAATAATTGCAGCGATAGCTCCTGCTATCAACACTGGAACCTCTGGCTTATTGAGATGAGCAAGTCGGCGCAACGGAACTTCTGAAGCCTTTTTTGTCGATGTTCCATAGTTGGCTCTTGCTTCTGCCAACGCAGTTTCAGGAACGTTGAGTCCTGTAGGTAGACCAAACGAAAGTCCAAAGTGGCGGCTACTATTTCTTAGCCGATAGAATCCTTGACTCATGGAACGAAGGAGTGACACTCGTTGACTTGATTGTCTACCCAAGTCTATAATAGAATCTGATATTTCTACGTCAACTATATCTTGTTCAGAATCCTTGTTCTCTAATGAACTTCTCTGGTGGCAGCTACTATTTCCTGGGCCAGAGGATTCATGACTTAAGGAATGAAGGAATGACATTTGTTGACTTGATTGTCAACCGAATCCTATAGtagaatttgatttttttaggcCAACTGCAGATTGTTCGGAGTCCTTGTTCACTTCTTGCAATTGTATAAGCTGAGAGTATGCTCCTTTTGGGTCCTCAAGTAGAGTCGAATGCGAGCCTGAACAGCATGAATATTCCTTTATCTTGAAAAATGCCGTGCACATATGTACGTATAAATGTATGCACGTACACATTTATGTTGATTTCTTGACTCATTAGTGTGTCACCCAAGTAGCAAGGGATTCTAAGGATTACCTTTTTCGACAATCTTTCCTTGCTGAATCACTGCAATTATGTTGGCATTCCTTACAGTGCTCAGACGATGGGCAACAATGACAGTTGTTCTATTGACCATTATCCTGTCCAACGCCTCTTGCACAATCCTCTTAGACTCTACATCGAGTGCACTTGTTGCTTCATCTAAGAGTAAAATATGTGGGTCTTTTATAATTGCCCTGGCTATGGCAACTCTCTGCTTCTGTCCACCGCACAGTTGAGTTCCATGCTCACCGACCATAGTGTCTAACCCCTACATTCATAGCCGAGATAAGTTATAACAGAGAATCAAACCATGCTCGACCAGGTAAGTAAAATAATACTGTACGTACCAATtaacgaaaagaaaaacaaggtaGAACCTGAGGTAGTTTATCAATGAATTTAGCAGCTTTGGCTAGCCCAACTGCTGCTTTAATTTCTTCTAGGGTTGCCTCGTCCTTTGCATATGCAATATTGTCCTTGATGCTGTGCACGTAAAAAGGACAGGCTCTTGGCTAACAAGACCTATTTTCTCCCGAACCCATTTCAGTTGGAACTCTTTGAGATTTATACCATCTATGAGGACTGCACCAGATCGTGGATCATAAAATCTCTGTACTAGATTTGTAACCGTTGACTTTCCACTACCACTCTGTCCAACCATAGCTGCTGTCTTGCCACTTGGGATAGAAATCGAGAATCCACTTAATATTTGCTCATTTGGTCTAGCTGGATAGCTAAAATAAACATCTCTCAACTCTATATCACCACGAATATCATCCAATTTTTTGCCTTTGATGTCATTTACGTCTATCTCAGGCTTCCTATTTATTGTCTCAAACATCTTGAATGCTGCTTCTTGACCCGCGGCAAATGCAGTCATGCAGGTAGATGCTTGTCCAAGAAACCTGAAACAACCATATTGCACCAAACATTGTTATGAAATGTGCGAACAAATTTGTGATGCTCGTCACTCTAGGGGTCCAACGAATTTAACTTTTCTAGTCGGCAGACATTTTTGCATAAGCAAAgtggaaaaaagtttgaaagtGACGCTTACATGGAACCAATTAGCACAGCAAAACGTACATTGAGTACATCACCTCTGGTGTATCCCTTAGTTAATATCATCTTTGCACCAAACCATGTAGCCAAAGAATAAGTGCAGAATATGACACGCAGAATTACTCCAAAACCGAATCCAGTAGCTAAGCCTTCTTGAATACCTGACTTGTAAGCATCCACAAGAGATTTGTCATACTTAATTACAACTTGCTTCTCCCCAGTGAATGACGAAACCTGCAtggtaaatggaaaaaaaaaaaagaacgtaAATCGatagaaaagccaaaaaaagaaatgattaaACAAGGTTTTAGTTTAAACAAATCCAAAGTCATTGAATTGCTTGTAGGGAGCAATTACATACAGTTCTAATTCAGCCAATAGTCTGTTCAACCACAATGGCTGCTTTAGCGTATGCATCTTGCCCGTTAGATGCCGCTTTGGATATAAAGATATCAGTGGCTGCACCAGCTAGTACAAGTAGAGGAATAGAGGATAACAAGACAAGCGTAAGGAGCCAACCTTTAAAGAATGCTATCACAAAGCCTGCTAAAAATGTAGAGAACAACTGCATAAATTTCCCAACCTGCATTGAAACACAATAAATGAATGGACATTTATACATACAAGGAAACGTGGCCTGTCTAAGTGTGTTATTTGAGCAAGAATTGTGAATTGGTACCTTCTCACCCATAGCATCTTGAATGAGAACAGTGTCATCTGACATCCGACCTACAACTTCTCCTGTGTTCGTTTCTATGTCAAAGAAAGCTATATGTTGTCTCAttatagttttcaaataaaggCTCCTTATTCTTGCGGCTTGTCGCTCTCCTGTTACCATCCAACAAGACACCTCTaacaaaccccacaaaaaaaaaaaaagttgttattcACAATACCAATAGTTTGAAAGTTTTTCTTTGCACAATGTTTCCGAACTAAATGTATTTTGTTACTTTATTATGTTTGTGGGTGTAGGTCGGATGCACTTACGGAGGAATGCTGCCACCCCCGCGCACAAAGCCAGATAGAGAAATTTCAATGATACCTAAACATAATAAAGCAAATAATCAGCGAATATTTCCTTCCCACATATCCCAACAAATAATTAGAATATTTCCAAAACTATTGAACTAGAATTCAAATTATGTACTGTTAAGAAAGTATTCCAACACAAGAAAGCTGTGATTTCATTTACATATCATTCCCAGGATGCAAGTGGCAGGATGCATATGAGCAAGAACGTGCATGCTTGTTAATCTAGCATCCGATTTACCTCAGAACTAGGTGAACAACGTCTTTTTTGTTCTGGTTTTGTCCAAAGAAATTAATAACTTCGCCAACAAATACAGCCATAAGAGGCATGCATAAACCATTCCCAACAGCACCAGCAGTACCAAAAATCATCAAGAAAGCATCTACAGAGTCGGCAAATGAGAACAGCTTGTATAACGGAACTGTTTTGCCACTATCCTCTTTCTTACACTTCTTCTGTTCTGTTTCAAATCCAAGGCTTGTTGATGTTGTGGCCGCCTCTTGCATATTTGTATCGCCATCCAACAGCCCATTCTCCTCTGTCATGTTACCAACTTCAAGTCTGTAAATCTTCTCCTCTTCAGAATTTTGTGATGTAGGGTACACGATTGCCAAACTACAAACCTAACCGAAATGAGTCGAATCAGTGGGCTTGTTGGGCTTGTTAATAGATATTGTTCAAGCAGGTGCATATTAAATGACTACAACAGCAACAATATTGACAATATCATTTAGAAGGAATTTAGTTTGGATCTGCATCATCTCGAACTCCATTACATGAATGGGATGGGAAGGTCCATTCCACTTAATCAGATCTTCACAGTTCACATATCATAATTTAGTAAGTGGACGATTTGGATGGAACCAGGCTAAGTTTGGTTTGTGAAACCTCGAtacaaattctgaaatttttgagTCTCCAAATCTGGACCTTGGGGTTTGGCGTAATGGTCGTGTAGCGCTCCTTGAAGCATGAGATCTAGCATTCGACTCTTGTGAACATGAGGTTAGCCCTTGTAGTAATCTAACAAATATTAACATCCTATCGTCTTCTGCCAAAAAAACAATCTCCAAATCTGAGGAACATAATCTCAAGCCCGTTTGCCACCAGTACTCTGGAACTCAAGCCAACACAAATCTCTCATTAATTTCCAAGGCATTCAAAGGATGAATTGTTGTTAAATCTTTTTCCACAGCATAGACCAAATTTTATCAAAGCATATGACATATCCCGAGTTTTCTTTAGATTTTGGACGTTCTGTTTATTCACTGAAGCTACCTCAATTATCTTCGTTACActgtcataattttttgaaacgaATTGATGTGGTTGAATACCGAAAAATGACGTCATTGTGTACCTTTTACAAATgatatctttttctttcaaaatactACAATTCAACACAAAGCAGGGATTCGAGAGAGAAAAAATGGTGATGTTGAGGCAGAACATATATTTATGGAGAGATGAAAAAACAGATGATGGTGAAATCCTTTCTCCCCATAGTGAAATAAACTAAAATCAAACCCAACGTTCATAGATTTTCAAGGCTGATTCAAAGTGACTATCACCAGGCTCAATCAATTCCTAGCCAGTAGGCGCAACAATTTCTTtgccgtcaaaaaaaaaaaaaaattcctaggCACAGAAGAagtcccctccctctctctctctctctctctctctctctctctctctctctctctctctctctctctctctctctctctctctctctctctttaaaataTGGATCAGTATTTTCTATCTAGTCATGAATTTCAACACAAAACTTTGAGGTTAGGGGAGAGAAACTATTTTCTTCCGAAACGCTTGCTCTTGAATTTAACCGGTGGATCTACCGGAATACTATTAACATGGGTCCGGCCGGTATGTAAACTGCATTTATGTAATTCTCGAGCGCATTATGTATTCAAAGACACACCGTCGAAGCAGACTAACACTAGGTGTCGGCATAGAGTCCGTCCGTGACTCAGTAGCAGGGAATTCTAAGGGAACCCAGCTCAGACCATGAATGGGTAGCACACTAGCACGGATGAAATTATGTAGTAGTAGCGCTACTTAAGTAATTTACAAGCGCAGAAATTATTATGATGATTTTCTGTAAACGAAATAGTGAAGAAATCTACTCTTACCTGGTTCGCTGTTGATCTTATTGTGGTTATGGAAACAAACTGCAGAAGAAAAACTACTTGATAGCTCCTTCTTCAAGGTGTCAGCCAttcaaatcaaaaaaagaataggagaaatttttggacgCCAGATGGGTAACCACATGGTGCTTGAACAGCtcatccaagccgtccaaaagtgtgttggacggctcagattgagaCCATCTCCCTCTTCTTACCCCaccagtactctctctctctctctcttctttctctctcctttttctttccaacCTAATAAATATACTGAATCTTTTTTAGTGTATTTCTTTTTATCGGAAGTTCGATATACTGAATCAGTGATGACATAATGGGACAGCGAGTTTACCGGTAAAttaatttcctaatcctaaagtGTATATATTCTGGCACACAAGATAAATATAATCTGTCAAATGGCATAATTGGCTCGTCACTCTGGTTCGGACATGACGGGTCGGCCAACCAACTGGTGCCAGCTCACTCACGTGCAATCAACCGTCCTGCTTAATTGTCACGACGATTTGTAGTTTGCATCGTGATAATTGATCGAACCATGATGATGAGGTAGTCGTTTTTTTGACACCGTTGTTTACAGATTCTTAGTCGCGCAATCTTTGACTCTTGATTGCGTCGACATGACAAATTACCAATCATTTCGACTTCATTGACGACTGACTTGAGGAATTACTACATTTGATCCATTACATCTCAAGGGAGTGTTAAAAGGATACATTAACTTGGCTGCATCCGTAAGAGTGATCTCTCCCTGTATGTGTGTATTTCATGTGACTCACTgctgtctttttttttgggggataTTTGTATTTCAAAATTCTCAAATCAT
The sequence above is a segment of the Rhododendron vialii isolate Sample 1 chromosome 13a, ASM3025357v1 genome. Coding sequences within it:
- the LOC131313085 gene encoding glycolipid transfer protein 1, with translation MEGTVFAPAIEGMKHVKSEEGEMLAMPFLDVCKLILPVIDKFGAAMALVKSDIGGNITRLENKYLSNPSEFHFLYSMVRVEIEAKTSKDSSSCTNGLLWLTRAMDFLVGLFRDLLEHPDWTMSQACTDSYSKTLKKWHGWLASSTFTLAMKLAPERKKFMDVVGGTGDIDLDIEKFCTTFSPLLEENHKFLASVGMDDLKAS